A genomic window from Silene latifolia isolate original U9 population chromosome Y, ASM4854445v1, whole genome shotgun sequence includes:
- the LOC141631913 gene encoding uncharacterized protein LOC141631913 has protein sequence MSHTTNSFSLGSLLEKKKLNGSNFLEWYRNLRIVLKQEKKVYVLVKELPKKLDSNAHTTAKNAWKEHSDANTDVCCLILATMNFELQKQYENVESACGIVENLKAMFQEQARTDAPVSPKKDEHVSSHVINRIGYFDSLERLDARISQQLATDNVLQSLNPSYNYFILNYYMHNLDKSLKEFHGMLKTAEPSIKKAPTNNVLIIQKGKGFKKQDSDKGKGKSKANIAKLKPKPKSVKGKPFEDVCHYCNEKGHWKRNCKKYLEDVKNGSVASVGAGK, from the exons ATGTCTCATACCACCAATTCATTTTCTCTCGGTTCCCTCCTTGAGAAGAAAAAGTTGAATGGTTCAAATTTCTTGGAATGGTATCGCAATTTGAGAATTGTTCTCAAGCAGGAGAAAAAGGTATATGTCCTTGTGAAAGAATTACCTAAGAAACTAGATAGTAATGCCCATACCACTGCTAAGAACGCGTGGAAAGAGCATTCTGATGCCAATACTGATGTTTGCTGTCTAATTCTTGCCACCATGAACTTTGAGCTTCAGAAGCAATATGAGAACGTGGAGTCGGCATGTGGGATTGTTGAAAACCTGAAAGCTATGTTTCAGGAGCAAGCTAGAACTGATGCGCCTGTTAGTCCTAAAAAGGATGAGCATGTTAGTTCTCATGTCATAAATAGGATAGGTTATTTTGATAGCCTTGAAAGACTTGATGCTAGAATAAGCCAACAGTTGGCTACTGATAATGTGCTTCAGTCCTTGAACCCAAgttataattattttattttgaattattATATGCATAACTTGGACAAATCTCTGAAAGAATTTCATGGGATGCTTAAGACAGCTGAGCCTAGCATTAAGAAAGCTCCTACCAATAATGTTCTAATCATACAGAAGGGAAAGGGCTTTAAAAAGCAAGATTCAGATAAGGGTAAGGGTAAGAGTAAGGCAAATATTGCCAAACTCAAACCTAAGCCCAAGTCAGTAAAGGGTAAGCCTTTTGAAGATGtctgtcattattgtaatgaaaaaggacattggaagaggaactgCAAAAAGTACTTGGAAGATGTGAAGAATGGAAGTGTTGCttctgttggagctg gtaaGTAA